One region of Danaus plexippus chromosome 16 unlocalized genomic scaffold, MEX_DaPlex mxdp_23, whole genome shotgun sequence genomic DNA includes:
- the LOC116771717 gene encoding phospholipid phosphatase 2-like isoform X1 — protein sequence MGALGCIGRAPTDSTEVFSSNVSNMSSTDSINETRRDLESQKTKDDGKDNRLWWRLGVDVPIFLIAATLLTMFELGVLLQHKSGFFCNDPALSYKFTGDTVSTEVIVSTIILLPFIVMFLTEYILFDSVYTTQTRLQYVSRRTGRLYGSYVYALFFNLIVVEVMKGITGNPRPTFFDLCEPDTGKTCNGSEYVATFECTSSRSTSWLQRDSYHSFPSGHTSLSVLCGFFMAWYLQRRAFSWRRRSVLVVPLLQVACVSYSALCSLSRITDHRHHWWDVLVGAVVGVLTFLYAVYALCNNFTTPQKSQGDMTASQHTVRSLVFREERSAAP from the exons ATGGGTGCTTTAGGCTGTATTGGTAGAGCACCGACCGACAGCACTGAAGTATTCTCATCAAATGTCAGTAACATGAGCTCAACAGATTCAATAAACGAAACG AGAAGGGATCTAGAATCACAGAAGACAAAAGATGATGGAAAAGATAACAGACTATGGTGGAGACTCGGGGTTGATGTACCAATATTCTTAATAg CTGCCACCTTACTAACAATGTTCGAGCTGGGCGTTCTTCTGCAGCACAAAAGCGGTTTCTTCTGCAACGATCCAGCTCTGTCTTACAAATTCACAGGAGACACAGTGTCCACAGAGGTCATTGTCAGCACAATCATCCTACTGCCGTTTATAGTA ATGTTCTTAACGGAGTACATATTGTTCGATTCCGTCTACACCACCCAAACGAGATTGCAATACGTGTCAAGACGGACTGGCCGGTTGTATGGGAGCTACGTGTATGCTTTGTTCTTTAACCTGATCGTGGTCGAAGTGATGAAGGGCATCACGGGGAATCCCCGCCCAACATTTTTTGACCTTTGCGAACCGGATACGGGCAAAACCTGTAACGG GTCGGAGTACGTGGCCACATTCGAGTGCACGTCCTCTCGTTCCACGTCCTGGCTCCAGCGCGACTCCTACCACAGTTTCCCCTCGGGACACACGTCTCTGTCTGTGCTGTGCGGATTCTTTATGGCG TGGTACCTCCAGCGCCGCGCGTTCTCGTGGCGCCGTCGCTCCGTGCTCGTGGTGCCCTTGCTGCAGGTGGCCTGCGTGTCCTACTCCGCGCTGTGCTCCCTCAGCCGGATCACCGACCACCGCCACCACTGGTGGGACGTGCTGGTGGGAGCGGTGGTCGGAGTACTCACATTTCTGTACGCG GTATATGCCCTCTGCAATAATTTCACAACGCCACAAAAGTCTCAGGGCGATATGACAGCTAGCCAGCACACGGTGCGGAGTTTGGTGTTCAGAGAAGAGAGGAGCGCGGCCCCATGA
- the LOC116771717 gene encoding phospholipid phosphatase 2-like isoform X2 yields the protein MVHSNPLRSSLKEIQRKTGSLKRRDLESQKTKDDGKDNRLWWRLGVDVPIFLIAATLLTMFELGVLLQHKSGFFCNDPALSYKFTGDTVSTEVIVSTIILLPFIVMFLTEYILFDSVYTTQTRLQYVSRRTGRLYGSYVYALFFNLIVVEVMKGITGNPRPTFFDLCEPDTGKTCNGSEYVATFECTSSRSTSWLQRDSYHSFPSGHTSLSVLCGFFMAWYLQRRAFSWRRRSVLVVPLLQVACVSYSALCSLSRITDHRHHWWDVLVGAVVGVLTFLYAVYALCNNFTTPQKSQGDMTASQHTVRSLVFREERSAAP from the exons ATGGTGCACTCGAATCCTTTAAGATCGAGTCTGAAGGAAATACAGAGGAAGACAGGTTCGCTTAAG AGAAGGGATCTAGAATCACAGAAGACAAAAGATGATGGAAAAGATAACAGACTATGGTGGAGACTCGGGGTTGATGTACCAATATTCTTAATAg CTGCCACCTTACTAACAATGTTCGAGCTGGGCGTTCTTCTGCAGCACAAAAGCGGTTTCTTCTGCAACGATCCAGCTCTGTCTTACAAATTCACAGGAGACACAGTGTCCACAGAGGTCATTGTCAGCACAATCATCCTACTGCCGTTTATAGTA ATGTTCTTAACGGAGTACATATTGTTCGATTCCGTCTACACCACCCAAACGAGATTGCAATACGTGTCAAGACGGACTGGCCGGTTGTATGGGAGCTACGTGTATGCTTTGTTCTTTAACCTGATCGTGGTCGAAGTGATGAAGGGCATCACGGGGAATCCCCGCCCAACATTTTTTGACCTTTGCGAACCGGATACGGGCAAAACCTGTAACGG GTCGGAGTACGTGGCCACATTCGAGTGCACGTCCTCTCGTTCCACGTCCTGGCTCCAGCGCGACTCCTACCACAGTTTCCCCTCGGGACACACGTCTCTGTCTGTGCTGTGCGGATTCTTTATGGCG TGGTACCTCCAGCGCCGCGCGTTCTCGTGGCGCCGTCGCTCCGTGCTCGTGGTGCCCTTGCTGCAGGTGGCCTGCGTGTCCTACTCCGCGCTGTGCTCCCTCAGCCGGATCACCGACCACCGCCACCACTGGTGGGACGTGCTGGTGGGAGCGGTGGTCGGAGTACTCACATTTCTGTACGCG GTATATGCCCTCTGCAATAATTTCACAACGCCACAAAAGTCTCAGGGCGATATGACAGCTAGCCAGCACACGGTGCGGAGTTTGGTGTTCAGAGAAGAGAGGAGCGCGGCCCCATGA
- the LOC116771717 gene encoding phospholipid phosphatase 2-like isoform X3 has protein sequence MRYVYSACGSAERRDLESQKTKDDGKDNRLWWRLGVDVPIFLIAATLLTMFELGVLLQHKSGFFCNDPALSYKFTGDTVSTEVIVSTIILLPFIVMFLTEYILFDSVYTTQTRLQYVSRRTGRLYGSYVYALFFNLIVVEVMKGITGNPRPTFFDLCEPDTGKTCNGSEYVATFECTSSRSTSWLQRDSYHSFPSGHTSLSVLCGFFMAWYLQRRAFSWRRRSVLVVPLLQVACVSYSALCSLSRITDHRHHWWDVLVGAVVGVLTFLYAVYALCNNFTTPQKSQGDMTASQHTVRSLVFREERSAAP, from the exons ATGCGTTACGTATATTCAGCGTGCGGATCCGCagag AGAAGGGATCTAGAATCACAGAAGACAAAAGATGATGGAAAAGATAACAGACTATGGTGGAGACTCGGGGTTGATGTACCAATATTCTTAATAg CTGCCACCTTACTAACAATGTTCGAGCTGGGCGTTCTTCTGCAGCACAAAAGCGGTTTCTTCTGCAACGATCCAGCTCTGTCTTACAAATTCACAGGAGACACAGTGTCCACAGAGGTCATTGTCAGCACAATCATCCTACTGCCGTTTATAGTA ATGTTCTTAACGGAGTACATATTGTTCGATTCCGTCTACACCACCCAAACGAGATTGCAATACGTGTCAAGACGGACTGGCCGGTTGTATGGGAGCTACGTGTATGCTTTGTTCTTTAACCTGATCGTGGTCGAAGTGATGAAGGGCATCACGGGGAATCCCCGCCCAACATTTTTTGACCTTTGCGAACCGGATACGGGCAAAACCTGTAACGG GTCGGAGTACGTGGCCACATTCGAGTGCACGTCCTCTCGTTCCACGTCCTGGCTCCAGCGCGACTCCTACCACAGTTTCCCCTCGGGACACACGTCTCTGTCTGTGCTGTGCGGATTCTTTATGGCG TGGTACCTCCAGCGCCGCGCGTTCTCGTGGCGCCGTCGCTCCGTGCTCGTGGTGCCCTTGCTGCAGGTGGCCTGCGTGTCCTACTCCGCGCTGTGCTCCCTCAGCCGGATCACCGACCACCGCCACCACTGGTGGGACGTGCTGGTGGGAGCGGTGGTCGGAGTACTCACATTTCTGTACGCG GTATATGCCCTCTGCAATAATTTCACAACGCCACAAAAGTCTCAGGGCGATATGACAGCTAGCCAGCACACGGTGCGGAGTTTGGTGTTCAGAGAAGAGAGGAGCGCGGCCCCATGA
- the LOC116772158 gene encoding augmin complex subunit dgt3 — MDNIDDIRDEDFIPFLHGLGVETYKKSFEWMLNDSDFSGVLQWIYNNLDHNNALTAREECRYAELEKKGKLLSPDNLETQILSIQEEFEGLVLAGDLDSLEDAKLDIIRQKEKLAMLQMHEDMINEMIAQDESTKEDLTLDIARLETVQKQCNLDVNTVSEQCLQLAEEVENITSSVMNVIADVLNVYGSSINDKELSKQFFTFGPLESYRQTQSLFKSHFDLYTNKKFNDRQTDANEDDLRTALIEAKDMEERLSDAVCTYIESKAELSGELAKLMLVSNYSHVHSSDITVCSLEAQSAISLLEQEECILEQQLLSTVKLYSEARTRLAVSTSTTSAMMIRRQIYKDLSYLVDVCQQAVTLDRLVYYALRRELRTMEDVMQFAAHLRLYVIQEREIVADRIKSMTDICTEQENVERNLQKSNILLQSLSSILGVNSTDVSLYAKTYNEIMSRGNQLKENITEEYKRKENDLMLYKNSSAHLRSYIYDGCTKQPNCNNTIVSAMRHRLTQDRDAVDERIVETSVLFNDIKKNDKNNLRKLWQWFLTDQSKLLATIKNTRG; from the exons ATGGATAACATTGATGACATTCGTGACGAAGATTTTATCCCATTTCTTCATGGATTAGGTGTAGAGACGTATAAGAAGTCTTTTGAGTGGATGTTAAACGATTCAGACTTTTCTGGCGTTCTGCAgtggatttataataatttagatcATAACAATGCCTTAACTGCGAGAGAAGAGTGCag aTATGCTGAGTTAGAAAAGAAAGGTAAATTATTGTCACCTGATAACTTGGAAACACAAATCCTATCAATACAAGAAGAATTTGAGGGTTTAGTCCTAGCTGGGGACCTGGATTCCTTAGAGGATGCCAAACTTGATATCATAAGGCAGAAAGAAAAGCTTGCAATGTTACAGATGCATGAAGACATGATCAATGAAATGATCGCTCAAGACGA atCAACTAAAGAGGATCTCACGCTAGACATTGCTAGATTAGAAACAGTGCAGAAGCAATGTAATCTAGACGTCAATACAGTTAGCGAGCAGTGCTTGCAATTGGCAGAGGAGGTTGAAAACATTACCAGCAGTGTTATGAATGTTATTGCCGATGTTTTGAACGTATATGGCTCCAGTATCAATGATAAA GAATTATCGAAACAGTTTTTCACATTTGGTCCTCTGGAGTCGTACCGACAGACGCAGTCACTGTTCAAATCTCATTTCGATTTGTACACCAACAAGAAGTTCAACGACCGCCAAACAGATGCAAACGAGGACGATCTACGAACTGCCCTCATTGAAGCTAAGGATATGGAGGAACG TCTCTCTGATGCCGTCTGTACATACATAGAATCCAAAGCCGAGCTGAGTGGGGAGCTTGCCAAGTTGATGCTTGTGTCCAACTATAGCCATGTACATTCAAGTGACattac GGTCTGTTCATTGGAGGCTCAGAGTGCTATCAGTTTGCTGGAACAAGAGGAGTGTATATTGGAGCAACAGTTATTGTCCACCGTCAAACTGTACAGCGAGGCCAGAACGAGGCTGGCTGTGTCCACCAGCACTACCTCAGCTATGATGATAAGACG ACAAATCTACAAAGACCTATCGTACCTGGTGGATGTATGTCAACAGGCGGTAACGTTAGACCGTCTCGTGTACTACGCTCTGAGAAGGGAACTACGTACTATGGAAGACGTGATGCAGTTTGCGGCTCACCTACGCCTGTATGTGATACAGGAGAGGGAAATAGTTGCTGATAGGATC aaatcaaTGACTGATATATGTACAGAACAGGAAAATGTTGAAAGAAATCTACAAAAatctaacattttattacaaagtttGTCTTCAATACTCGGAGTTAATAGTACAGATGTGTCGTTATATGCGAAGACATACAACGAAATTATGAGTAGAGGCAATCAgttgaaagaaaatatcacTGAAGAATATAAAAGGAAAGAAAATGACTTGATGCTATA tAAGAATTCATCGGCCCACCTAAGATCCTACATCTATGATGGTTGCACGAAACAGCCGAACTGCAACAACACAATCGTCTCAGCGATGAGACATCGTCTGACACAGGACAGAGATGCTGTGGATGAGAGGATCGTTGAAACCAGCGTTCTGTTTAATGATATCAAG aaaaacgataaaaataatctgaGGAAGTTGTGGCAGTGGTTTCTTACGGATCAGTCAAAGCTGTTAGCGACTATCAAGAATACAAGAGGATGA